The DNA segment AATCCATAAATAACCATGAAAAATTGTGGAGATGTAAGTGTTTGGGGACTTGCATTCCAATCAAGAAAAACACATACTTCAGCCCCAAAATaggtaataaaaataaaaatagaaattgaTGGCAATTTCGTAATTATCGATGTTGTTAAGGGTGACTCCGTCATGTGCCCATCAACAGCCGCCCCCGAAATCCGCGGCTCATCTCTCTCCGACCGCAAATCAGCCTATAGCGTTCGACCGGCGCCTCCCCatttctaaaccctaattccattccctcccgccccccccccccctctctgccTTCCTGCCCGATCTCTTCGGTTCTTCGTCCGGTGATCGATCGTCGCTTCGTTGTTATTTTGTTATGTTTGTCGTGTGTTCTGGTTTTTAATTGTTGAATTTGATGGAGGGTTTCCTGTGTCGCAGATCTCGTGACTGTTTCGCGTCGGTTTCGGTCGATGGAAGCCGCCACGGGCCTTCGCTCTCCTCGGTGCCTTCGCAAAGCTCCCGGCTTTAGCTCGAGGTCGTGCCTCTTGGCCATCCACGGGACCAATTCTTCTCTCTCGTTTGATCCCAAGCCCGGTTACTCGACCCTGTGGCTCAAGGTTCGGGATGCATATTTGATTAGAATCTAATGTAATCCACGTTTTAGTTCGCTTGACGTTGGATGAGCTCCTTTGATGCGTTCGTGACAGAGTGATTCTTCAATTTCTCTGTCAAAGCAAGGGCGACCACTATTTGGTGCTCGGAGGAGCATTGGCGTTCGGGCATCGTCATCTTCCTCGGAATCGTCGTTGCCGATTGCTCCTCTCCAGCTGGAGTCACCTATTGGGCAATTCCTGTCTCAGATTCTCGTTAGTCATCCTCATCTCCTGCCGGCTGCTGTTGATCAGCAGCTCGAGCAGCTCCAGACTGACCGTGAGGCCGAGAAGAACAAGGAGGAGCCTGCACCTTCGGGAACTGACATAGTTCTATACAGGtgaagatataatttttttatagtgaAAGTAATTGATTTGTTTTAGGTGACGGAAGATAAGTTTTTGTCTCCAGATCGTTGCATCGACAGAGCTTTATGTAGATGAAAGTTCTGACTCTTTATGCTGAGAAATAATAGTGAACTTATTGTATTGGGTAGAAGATTAATTCTGGTAATGAAATTGTTAGGAGGATTGCCGAGGTGAAAGCTAATGAGAGGAGAACGGCTCTGGAGGAGATTCTATATGCATTGGTTGTTCAAAAGTTTGTTGAGGCTGATGTTTCTTTGGTTCCTACTATATCTCAGTCGACAGACCCTTCCAGTAGGGTTGATCACTGGCCACCCCAGGACGAGAAACTTGAAAGGTTGCATTCCCCCGAGGCTTATGAAATGATCAAGAATCACCTGGCTCTCATACTGGGGCAGCGGTTAAGTGATTCCAACTCTGTGGCACCTATTAGCAAGCTCAGGATTGGCCAGGTTTATGCTGCTTCTGTCATGTATGGTTATTTCCTCAAGAGAGtggaccaaaggtttcaacttgAGAAGTCCATGAAGACTCTCCCTTGGGGATCAGATAAAGAGGAGATTGCTATTAAGCAAGCGATGCCAGATGAGTCGAGACCGTTCACTGAGTCCAGGATTTCAAATCCTGAGTTGCCTTCTTGGTCTTCTCCAGGCTTTAACAAGGGTGCAGTTGGCAATGGGGCCAAGTCCAGTCTGCTGCGATCCTATGTCATGTCCTTTGATTCTGATACCCTTCAAAGGTACGTCACAATTAGATCAAAGGAAGCCTTTACCATTATCGAGAAGCACACCGAGGCGCTATTTGGAAGGCCTGAGATTGTGATCACACCCCAGGGAACCATCGATTCTTCTAAGGATGAACTGATCAAGATAAGTTTCGGAGGATTGAGGAGGCTTATTTTGGAGGCTATAACTTTTGGTTCTTTCCTCTGGGATGTTGAGGGCTATGTAGATTCAAGGTATCATTTTGTGACCaactagtttgcatataattagatgTGGGGGATTTGATGATGACTAAATGGTTCAGACAGTGTGCTGCATATTATTCTACAATAATTGCTGAAGGTGGAAATCACCAGATGGTGGCACTCAGATCTTCATATCCATCGGATCCTTCCATACAACTATTGAGGTCTTTAGTGCTGTACATAAGGGTTTCCTCTAGTTTTTGTTTCGTGTATGTTCTTGATAGTTGTTTTGATGTCTGTTCCTTGACTGTTTAGTAGTCTTTTTTGGTTAATTTTTTTGCTTGTAACTTGGAGTTAGAAACTTTCTTGTGTGTGAAGAGCACCATTTTCTATCAGGtgaaatattatattttgaagtaataattattttttctcaaTAAGCTGTTCATTTGTAGCTTTTCTACATTCTTAATCTTTATGTTATTTTCCATAGTAACCTTTAAAAGTATATATTCTGTTCTGCATTGAACTAACATTAATCTTTATGGAAGCAAATAGCCAGATGAATATTTCTGTCTATCACAAATCCTTTTGAATATCTTGATAGGTTTATTTCTGTATATACAAATGGACACAGTCAATCATATAGCGGCAGTTTGTCTCACCTTTGGTTTCTTGTGATTGGATAAAGGTGTGCATTGGATATCTGTATTCTCCATAATCCACCAGATTAGATATTGGAAAGGAAATCCCTTGTATTTCCTTCTCTATTTAATTTGTACCTTTCAAAATTCTCATTATTATATGTTTCTGTCAAGCCAGAActtgataaatttgatgattTTTTCTTTGTTGATTATTATGTAaactgaaagaattttgattagcATTTGATGGTATACATATATAAGAAAAGAATATGTAGTTGATAACTTTAATGATTTTTCTTCACTGCTTATGATGTAACCTGAAAGTATTTCGAGATTTTATAACAGCAAAAGCTTGTACTAAGTTTAAAAACTAGCTTTTTGGAAAAGTTGGTGATCGAGGTCATCTGTGTGGCAGTAGGTTCATCTGCTCTCGTACTGCTTTGGTGAGTTAGTTATATGGGTGGAGGCTTGGAGCCTAGTTTGTCAATTGAGTGAGCCTTTCTGTGCAAAGTTGTCAATTTAGGTAAAGATGGAGGTTTTGAGGTTTTAGAACAGTTTGTCATCGTGTGTCTACtagctgtgacattttctatttgGGTCAACTTTTATGGTCATCCTATCTTTGGGTGCCTGATACACATATAATATGAAAGTGAATGTTATCGGTCGATCCGGAAGGGGAATAGGCAATTGGTTTGTGTCGATTTGGAAACCTAAAAGATGTTTTGTTTTGGTACTTACTTtgtgggatttttttttttgaagtttctTATGCTCTTGTTATCCAAGAAAATAAACGGAATTGGGACAGATCTAGTAGGTTCTTGTGTAGCTCATTGGAGATAAATTTTACTTGAGAATTTAATCTGTTGGCTTCTGGTACATTCTATCTCTTTCTTTTGCCCAATCATTATTTCTGATTATTCTCTATTATTGTAACTGCTAATCATCGACAACTCTGTAACTGTTGTATCTACTACAGCAGGTATAGTTCCAGGTTTCTGATGTAATCAGGCATTTTTCTTATCTTATTTGAATTCACAACTCTGCACACCATAGATCTGATTACAGCTTTTGGTCATCGACAACACCTAAGGTGATGATGGAAGTACCTGTTGCCATTCATGCTTAATTAGTATTATCAATTTGATTGTGTGGTTGTACTACTGTCATCTGTTGTTTGCGTTCAAAACCTATTATTTATTCTATCAATCTTTAAGCTTGCTGTGAGCTTTAGCTTCGCATCTCCTAATGCTCTCATGTGTTTTGCTCTCACCTTTCTTCAGTTCTTTTCAGGGACTTCCATCCCTGCCTTCTTTCTCCAACTTATGCCAATGTGTGCCACATATTAAAGGGTGATTGCAACTCAGGTTGTtctactatcatcatttatcgttTCCCTTCAACCCTTCATTCATTCTATCGATTTCGGGTTCCTTTGAGCTTGAGCATTCCATCTCCTAATGCTATGAGGTATTTTGCTATTACCTTTCTTCAGTTCTTTTCGGGGACTCTCAACTTATCGTAATATCTATCATATTTAGTAGAGGACTCTCATCCCTGACTGCCTTCCTGTAACTTATCGTAATATTTATCATATTTAATATGACTGTCGATAAACTGGCTGTAGTTACGTTCCCCATGTCATTTGACAATCCTCTTCCACGAGAACACATCCATCGGCCTCATCACAGACCTCCATTAGCACACATCTTTGTGGTTGCCGGACCAAGAAAAAGCAGCATATAAGCAAATCCATTCCCAAAACTCTCTCTCATCTGAAACTTTTTGGCCCCTGTAGTATGACTGTGAGACACCATCTCTTGACACCAAACATTACCATCCATAAAGTCTTCCATCCACTGCAGTAAACTAGGTGTATAGAACTCTGCGTCGATGCATACAAAGTTCATTGGAACTCAGGGAGACGAAGGCTAAGGAAGGCAGAGTGGGCTCGGAGGTGGGCTCCCCACCGAGCCGTACGGGGAGAGTGACGTGCCGCATCGGGCGCGGCCGTCAGAGGAGTACCAGAAGCGTCTGATGTTGATCCGACGGCGGGAAAGTCTCGAGGGGCGACGGTTTGACGCGGGACCGGCTCGGCGTCCCCGAGGTGGCAACGGCTAATTCCGCTGATGTGGCGTCAAGTTCGACAAGTCACGTCACCAGTGAATTTACTTTTGCGCCCTGATACTTTACCTTAATTACGATAAAGCCCTGTTACTGAGTTGGAAAACCTAAGAGTAGATGAGAGCTCAACTCAACAAGATCGCCTGAATTACTACTAATTGAGATAATACTAATTATTAGTAATTGTATATTACTAGAATATTAAATCCTCAATTTATGAGAAAACCAGTCATCTTGGATTCCAAACATCCAGCTCAGCTACTTTGAAGGTGGGTACTCATCCATCCTAAGTTGGCTCCTTCTCGTTGGTCACTACTGCTGTTCAAGGACGTCAGTGGGCACTACTACTACTTCATGTGAAGTATCAATTTGATCTTGTGCATCAGCATCTAGCACATGGTATTGTCTACATCCAAATAGATGCCAGAAAAGAACCAGCTGAAGTAGTAGCCAGCCAGTCCTTCCCAAGATATGACAAGCACGTCTTGTGCACAAAATTTTGGTTAATTATGATGTCCGACATGGTAAGAAAATTGAGTTTATGCCTTGCTGATTAAGCCACTGAGGACAACAAGAAGTCGCAAAAGTTCTAACGTTCTCGCCAACCACAATCACTCACGACTTCCGGTGATATTGTTGTTACGATCACCAAAAACACAATTAggatattgaaattatttttttgtttatcgtTTTTATGTCTTTTctatatgcaatgtatctttcgtcgataAAATCGATGgtattaggataaataaaattaaatattttactttcataattaataagaatttcaatataaaattttaaaatctaattatagGATAATATAGAGTAAGCCCACttatttcttaaaaatttttgcaCTTGAGTATGTTTGAATTTACTAGGAAAGTCTAAAGCTTAAAATGATCATATGGGTTCctcattttattaatttattagatGTCTTCGGCTTTCCCACGTACACACGTTTGAACCCAATCCATAATCTAATTGTTGGGAGGCAAAAAATAAAATGGATTGGGATCAATTAGTAAATCACATGGCACCTTAATCGTTTCATTTAACATGACCATCATGACTTCTACAAGAAAGAGAACAATTTGGCCAGCCAAGTCATTCGGACAATTGAAGTGCAGTGAgaagtgacactcttttaagtggCCATATACTCACTCTTTAAGGGACCTGTCTCGGGTCACTATTTCCATGGCTAGTATTCATGACATTTTGGTAGTCTGTACTCgctgacgaagaagaagaagatatactCTTTTAAGTGGCCTCTCTCGGGTCACCTTTTCCACTGCTAGTATTCATTACGTTTTTGGTCTGTACTcgctgatgaagaagaagaagaagaagaagacgaagaaaaagaGTTGATGATGGGAACACATAACAAATTTTACAGTGATAGAATACTTACTTttgggccttttttttttttgaaaaaaaaaattctctttttagCTTTTTCTCAAACGatgtcttcaatttttttttaattttttcatttgttatccttattttttttctaatatgttAAATATCTCTCGTTGTCCTATGTTGCTTTCGTCCCTTTGTGGTCACCTTCACTCgctacgagatttcgttgggaggttTCGTCACTTTCATCATGTCGTCTAATCACTTTCTTTCTGTCACTTCTGTCCCGTTATAGTCACGTCTGCATAgtcatctccttcttcttcctcaccttcgatGATGAGTTTACGAACGATGATGTGATCGAAGCGATAAACGATGAGACAGAGATGGCAGAGCCTCATCCATTGTCATCGATGTCTATCACTCAATGAGACAAGTGTGATTAGACGAAGATGACAAAGCAAAAGTGATCACGatgagataaaaataataaaatattatggtACGACGAAGATGATCATAACATACGAAATTAATATAGTAAAAACAATAGGACGAcgataaatttattaaataaaaaataaaaatatcaaataaaaaaaataaaataattatttctaaAAATGAAAAACAAGGGGGTGCAAATGGCCACTTACTTTTCAACAATACATGTCAATTCTTTACTATGAATAGTTCACTGAGGAGAGAGATAATTGGGGAAGAGAACTATATATTGCAACATTGTGTCAGATGTCTGCTGCATTTTACTCTGTACTCCTCAGTGGCGTTGGATACAGCATTAGATAGTGCTCTCAATTGCTATCAGTACTCTATGGCCTCTACATTTTACACAGGTGAGGCATACATCCTTTCAAATCTTGCTTGCATACTCTGTTAATGCTCTCTCTCTCATTCGAAGGCCAGCCTTTCTTTTGCACAAGTATACCTTTCTTTCCTCTTCCCCCAAGAAACATAGAGAAAGAGGGAGCTCTTTTCTCAATACAACACTAGAAAGAAGCACCCATACAGAGCACACACAGCCAACCCTGCAGAAGAACAGCAGATGAATAAACGAGAGAAAGGGGAGATGGTGGTgtgttcttcttccttcttcttcctactCTTGGCGTCATCTCtactcctctcctcctccaccacctcctcttcctcccatGCGGCCTGTAGTATCCTCAAGCTACCCAACCTCGCCACCCTCTCTTTCGAGGAAGGCTACACGCAGCTCTTCGGCGACTCCAATCTCATGCTTCACCGCAATGGCAGGACCGTCCACCTCTCCCTGGACCAGAGAACAGGTACTCAAATGCTCTTCTTCCGTCTCTGCTTCGTTGGTTTTGTCTCTGTCACCTCTCTACAGCCATCTGTCTCTGATGCTGGATTGGACTGCACTGCCTTTCATGGTGTTGGACAATCGGTAGGTGCTGGATTCGCCTCGCAAGATCTCTACCTCCATGGATTCTTCAGTGCTTCCATCAAGCTCCCTTCGGATTACGCTGCCGGAGTCGTCGTCGCGTTCTATGTAAGCCCACCTCTTTTGCGTTGTATCCTTCGTTTATCCATGCACAGGTGATGCTGATGTTACTTTCCTAAATCCAATTCAGTCATCGCCTTCTTGAAGCTTTCAAGACAGACTTCGTTTGATGTAGGAATTTCTTGATTCCCCAGTCATTTTGCTGTTATTCTCTTCTGATCACAATAGCAATCGAATGCCACATGGTTTTGTTTGCCATGAACCATTGAAATGTTCTCTTGTTACTCTGATCCATCTATTTCCATGGTAGCTCTTCTACAAGTTGCTGTAGTATTTCTGGTTGCTAATCATAATAGTTAGATGATTATGATGCTAACTTCATCCTCTTTTCCAAGCTTTTATGTTTGCAGTATAACCCCAAGTTCTCTAATATCTATCTTTCGTTATTATCAGCTTAAAAGAATTTAAGAATGACCATCTTTCAAAAAAGCTTTCCTCTGATTTCTCTCTTGATTTGCTGCAATCAACTAATATTTGACACATTCAAGTTGAAAGACAAATTCTAAAATGCATGGTTCCTTATTTAGTATCTCCATCACAGTGCACAAAAATCTTGTTTTCTTGTCAAAACAGATGTCGAATGGAGACATCTTCGAGAAGACGCATGATGAATTGGACTTTGAATTCTTGGGGAATATACGAGGGAGGGAATGGAGGGTTCAAACCAATGTCTATGGCAATGGGAGTACAGCAATCGGAAGGGAAGAAAGATATGGACTCTGGTTTGATCCGACGGAGGATTTTCATCAGTACTCCATCCTGTGGAGCCATGACAAGATCCTGTAAGTTTGAGTAGCTTCAGAATTCAACACAAAGCAAGTAAACGCAATGATTGATCTTTCCTTGCAGATCATTGCTCGAACAtgccttttttccttttacttgattttgataatttcagCCTCTTACCTCTTTCTTCCACTTCTGACAGAGTTACAGGTATAGGAGATGGTGCTTGCTAACTTATTGTTGGATTTTAGTATATTATACTTCCGAATGGGTTTAATTTGGAATGCCCTAACACTTGTTTTTTGTTTCTAtgtattcttctttcttcttttacaatgttatcatgattccatttttaaaaatgataaagtGTTAAAAGTCAAAGAGATTATATTGATCTTTTTGCAATATTTTTTCCCCTAGCAAACCAAGTTTCTTACTGTTCTTATTTAcatacaaaattttcttttatgttggtTTATTTAGCTTTTTTTAGGACTTTAATGCATCAGTAAGTTGAATATGGGGaagctttgtttttttttttatgatgtgagtTGGATTAAAATCTTGCAATCCTAAAATTTTAAGCAAACGAAATCCAGAGTTCTTTCAATTCTTTGGAAATTGTGTATATTCAAGGCGCATGTTCAATGCTGCATCATGAATTCTGAAATGATAAGAGGCCTTTTCCTCTAATTGTTGTGTGGTATCTGCCTTAGTTCTTTCTACTATTCGAATAATAGTTTTGTGATCTTTCAAGCTACCATTAGTCTGCTTTTGTAGGTTACAAGCAAACCTCTTAGATTCTTTGGTCCATAAAAGTCAGCTTCTGATCTGTTATCCGAAAACGTAAAATTCTAATGAACAAAAGGATACTCAAATTTATTCCTCATACGCATTTAGTGAAAAGTATAGCTATATTAGTCTTGTCATTTATAAAATTCAAGAATATATAGTAGTTGATGCCTAAGTATGCTCTTCAGACTAAATAACCCAAACCTCATCCTTATGGTGTTCTATCTTTCCCTTGTGCAGATTCTATATCGACAACACTCCCATTAGAGAGGTTATAAGGACACAAGCCATGGGTGGGCAATTCCCCTCGAAGCCTATGTCCCTCTATGCCACCATTTGGGATGGATCAAATTGGGCTACGTTAGGAGGACGCTACAAGGTCAATTACAAATACTCACCCTACGTTGCCGAATTTGAGGATCTTATCCTCCGTGGCTGTGCCGTTGATCCCAGTGATCACACTCAGAGCTGCCAGCGGCCAGATGTGTTACCCTATGATGCTATTACAATGTCAACAGTTCAACGGTCTGCAATGGAGAAGTTCCGGAAGAAGTACATGACCTATTCCTACTGCCATGATCGTGTGAGGTACCAGACGTTGCTTCCCGAGTGCAAAATTGGTCCCGAATCTGAGAGCTTTCATTCATCAGGCGAAACAAAGCTCAATAAGCATCGTAATCGTGCTAAGCGCCATCGATGGAGCTCGGCTGGCACTGCCCTTTCGGTCTAACTGGAAATTTCAAATGTCAGGGAGGTAATAATTTTGCTTGTGCCGTATAGCATATTTCTGTGTGAGAGTGGTGGGACTATGTAGATTCTTATTTTTCATGGCACATTTACATGCATTAAGCCAAGTTTCTCATCATTAAACTACTTATTTGTGTCTTCTCATCGTTAAATATTCCTGAAACCTCACACCTAAATCAAGAGTATGGGATGGACACATGGAATGATGATCCAAAGGTGGAGGTGGGAGGTTTCTTTGTTCATGTTCTTTTGTTCTGTGCTGGAGGTAGTGGTGTGTAGGGCCATGGCTTTGTAAAAAGAGGAGTGGTTGAGTTTGAGATACTTTTGTGTTTGTGTTGATCATCTTAGGATGCCATTATTAACTTGCCTTTTAGCCTTTTTCTCTTCTGCAAACTGGCAAGATTCTCAAGGTCTTTCATGCAGAAATGTGGGGTCTCTCCTGGCAGAAGGGCCAGCATATGAGGAAAAAGATGAACAGCTTGAGCATAATATGCTTCTCTCCTCATCAGCTATATAACTTTAGGCCACAGGGCAAAGAAAATACAGCTTGCAGGACATGGTGGGGTGATCATAATTGCTTTTCATGGAATCTGTGAAAGCTTGCTCAGGTTGTTCATTGATTGATGACAGGACTCACTAGCATTTCAGCATCTTAATCATCAACAGTTACTGATTCAAATTCATGGGAGTCCTGCCATGGCAGACACATCCAAAAACCCCTCCATCATTGGTTTTGTTGCTAAaaataatcatgagtttgatcaaATTGTGAGCTCATTCTTTCAGTTTATTCCTCATGCTTGTGTGAGGGGAATTAAGAACCATAACGCCCATCTCTAAGGATTATATTCACTCAAAAGCAAATCTGGTTTATGATTTCAGTAATGTAGATGGTGACTAGCATTTTTCAACATCATCACAACCTTACTCTGTAAGATGCATGTCATGCATCAGATGCTGCATCAGGTGAAGCCTCCAAAACAGAGTGCTTATCACTAATAAATCTGATTACAGAATAGAATCAGCAGTTAGATTCGAATCCGAACTgatcagaaaaataaaataaaaaaaaactaaataccCATATAAATATTGTATATGTCCTTTCTAATAGTTTATTAAATGATTAAATGGAtaagtatttaaaaaaaaaataaaatagatggatTCAGTTTCAAATTCGAGATTAGCATAAGGAgatgtttatttttttaaaaaaaaaaaaaaaaaattcatttgggTTTAGAAAGATCTGAAAAGTAACATCAACAATATCTCTATATATTTATCTGGATTAGCATAAAAGTGAGTTAAGCAATGAGATTAGCTTAAGGAGATGTTTGTTTCTGTGGATTTGATAGCCATAGTGAGTTAACATGTGAACACAGGGAAAGAGAACCGAGCCGGACCGGTTCGATTGCTCAGGTGAGCGCGCCGCACGAACCGGGCTTTGGTTCATTCGACCCTTTTCTCACGTTTAAAATCCCCCGCCCTAATTAACGGTGGAAGACAAGGGAGAGAAAGAAGGTTCGAGCGAGACGAGCCGACGAGCGCGCGCGGTGGTCTCTCCCTCCCCACATCTCAAGCTCCAAACTTGCTGCTGAATCGATATTCTTCGGCCCGATTTGGTAATGAGCTCTTCCTCGATTCAATCATCTGGTGTTTGTCTGCAATGgtttcctccccctcctccttcttcttccttttttttttggatgTTTGAGCATGCGGATGGATGTGCATCGAATGATCCTTAAAAAAACTTGGTTTTTAATCTCTTTGGTTTAGATATCTGACCGCTGAGAGAAAGAACATATATGCAACTGGAACAACAATTCATGGCTTGCAAGTTTCATCCTCCGAGGGCAGTAACCAGTATTATCCAACCTAGATATGTTCAATCACTTATCCTAATACTTTATGACACACTGTCCAAGGAAAAGGGGGAAGATCTAAGAGTTTTAGGCAATGCCGAAAGCTGTGAGATATAAGGAAAAATGCAGAACTTAATTTGTGACAATGTGGGAGAATGATGGCAGCCAACTACATAAAAAAATTTGCTTACAGAAGAACATCATTCGCAAACTTGTTCTTGCCGGTGGCATAACAGGCGAAAAAAAATCGAAGAAAAATATGGACAAATTGTGCATCCAAGGACTAAAGAAAACCAATGAACCTTGGTCGACCTAATTTACACCAAATTTTGTTCCACACCATTAACCAATAATTACATAACTTCTGGACAGTCTCCCATGCTTTCATCCTACTGGTTTAattaaaaaaagaggaaaagaagaacaaaattatTGTATCAAACTGACAAGCCGAGAGGGCCTTCTTTCTTCAATCCACAACCACAAAGATCCAATGGAACGTATTTTCTCAGCATCCAATCACTTGTCATAACTACATTGCTGGTGGACCACCTTGATAACTTACCGAGTATCTTGGGAGATGGCAAAAGATGAAGCCCATGAAAGAGTTGTTCCGATTCAATTGGAGATCCTGTCTATTGCGAAGATATGCTGCTTTGGATCAGTAAGTCATCCAGCTGACCCATAATCTACAAAACAGAGTAACTGGTTAAAAGGCCCTAAAATGCAAAACCTCTTTCATATAGAGCACAAAATGCGTAACCAGAATCCAAGTTTATGAAATAAATTTATATGAGAGGCCAATAATACAGATGTTTATgttcatataattaattataaaggtCACCCATTTTCTGTTAATCAAACTCTTAAAAAGGTTGTAATTGCATATAGCCTGCAACAAACTGGAAATGACACGCCTTCATGGTATCTCGAATTAAAATTTGGAGGTGCTTTCAAACCAACAACAGACGTAAACGCCTTCATGGTATCTAAAACAACTTGGCCCATACATATGATGAATGTCCAAACACATACATGTGTCGTTAAATTTATAGTTGCATGCTAAATCTATAAATCAATCCATAAACTACTTGGAATTGAATTGTCAGGTCCCTCTGCAGTAAATAGAAACTCTAAAAGCTTAACAATTTCAACGGTTATTATAT comes from the Musa acuminata AAA Group cultivar baxijiao chromosome BXJ2-8, Cavendish_Baxijiao_AAA, whole genome shotgun sequence genome and includes:
- the LOC103995816 gene encoding UV-B-induced protein At3g17800, chloroplastic isoform X2: MEAATGLRSPRCLRKAPGFSSRSCLLAIHGTNSSLSFDPKPGYSTLWLKQGRPLFGARRSIGVRASSSSSESSLPIAPLQLESPIGQFLSQILVSHPHLLPAAVDQQLEQLQTDREAEKNKEEPAPSGTDIVLYRRIAEVKANERRTALEEILYALVVQKFVEADVSLVPTISQSTDPSSRVDHWPPQDEKLERLHSPEAYEMIKNHLALILGQRLSDSNSVAPISKLRIGQVYAASVMYGYFLKRVDQRFQLEKSMKTLPWGSDKEEIAIKQAMPDESRPFTESRISNPELPSWSSPGFNKGAVGNGAKSSLLRSYVMSFDSDTLQRYVTIRSKEAFTIIEKHTEALFGRPEIVITPQGTIDSSKDELIKISFGGLRRLILEAITFGSFLWDVEGYVDSRYHFVTN
- the LOC103995816 gene encoding UV-B-induced protein At3g17800, chloroplastic isoform X1, translated to MEAATGLRSPRCLRKAPGFSSRSCLLAIHGTNSSLSFDPKPGYSTLWLKSDSSISLSKQGRPLFGARRSIGVRASSSSSESSLPIAPLQLESPIGQFLSQILVSHPHLLPAAVDQQLEQLQTDREAEKNKEEPAPSGTDIVLYRRIAEVKANERRTALEEILYALVVQKFVEADVSLVPTISQSTDPSSRVDHWPPQDEKLERLHSPEAYEMIKNHLALILGQRLSDSNSVAPISKLRIGQVYAASVMYGYFLKRVDQRFQLEKSMKTLPWGSDKEEIAIKQAMPDESRPFTESRISNPELPSWSSPGFNKGAVGNGAKSSLLRSYVMSFDSDTLQRYVTIRSKEAFTIIEKHTEALFGRPEIVITPQGTIDSSKDELIKISFGGLRRLILEAITFGSFLWDVEGYVDSRYHFVTN
- the LOC103995815 gene encoding probable xyloglucan endotransglucosylase/hydrolase protein 28 codes for the protein MNKREKGEMVVCSSSFFFLLLASSLLLSSSTTSSSSHAACSILKLPNLATLSFEEGYTQLFGDSNLMLHRNGRTVHLSLDQRTGAGFASQDLYLHGFFSASIKLPSDYAAGVVVAFYMSNGDIFEKTHDELDFEFLGNIRGREWRVQTNVYGNGSTAIGREERYGLWFDPTEDFHQYSILWSHDKILFYIDNTPIREVIRTQAMGGQFPSKPMSLYATIWDGSNWATLGGRYKVNYKYSPYVAEFEDLILRGCAVDPSDHTQSCQRPDVLPYDAITMSTVQRSAMEKFRKKYMTYSYCHDRVRYQTLLPECKIGPESESFHSSGETKLNKHRNRAKRHRWSSAGTALSV